A genomic window from Paenibacillus sp. FSL K6-0276 includes:
- a CDS encoding LutB/LldF family L-lactate oxidation iron-sulfur protein, with protein MSHNAAHTKSESASVKPATVKQRADLALNNDFLRKAVRFTTERLRDGKQKAANDHGRWEEWREQGRQIRLHTIAHLDYYLNLFADNARANGTHIHFAATGEEAVKIALEIAQRKQAASVVKSKSMVTEELHLNTALESIGVETIETDLGEYIIQLAGETPSHIIIPAIHKNRYQIAELLSKEAGEELLPETTILAGFVRRKLREKFLEADIGMTGCNFAIAETGSMVLFENEGNARMVTTLPKTQITLMGMERIIPSWSDLEVMATLLPRSATGQKLTVYMSGISGPRRKDDGDGPEEQHIIILDNGRSEQLGDPEFQELLNCIRCGACLNACPVYRHIGGHAYGGTYSGPIGAVLTPALNKNVDQWDDIASASSLCGACYEACPVKIPLHDMLIYLRRRKVERGYGDKAEGLGMKGFGAIMSKSQRFNSVMKIGRIGQKLLVRDGGIPSKLGPLKGWNNYRIAPKLADESFRESWKGLQKELDRNSHKMDPAIRKRMEDLLQKRKMEELKGGPGHG; from the coding sequence ATGAGTCATAATGCCGCCCATACTAAATCAGAATCGGCTAGTGTGAAGCCAGCAACGGTAAAACAGCGTGCAGACTTGGCGCTGAATAATGACTTTTTGCGCAAGGCGGTTCGCTTCACCACGGAAAGACTGCGTGACGGGAAACAGAAAGCGGCTAACGATCATGGACGCTGGGAAGAATGGCGTGAGCAGGGGCGGCAAATCCGCCTGCATACTATCGCTCATCTCGACTATTATTTGAATCTATTTGCAGACAATGCAAGAGCGAACGGCACTCATATTCATTTTGCGGCAACGGGTGAAGAGGCAGTAAAGATTGCCTTAGAGATTGCACAGCGGAAACAAGCGGCTTCCGTGGTCAAATCCAAATCGATGGTTACAGAGGAGCTGCATTTGAATACGGCGCTGGAATCCATTGGCGTGGAGACGATTGAGACTGATCTAGGGGAATATATTATCCAGCTTGCCGGAGAAACTCCATCACATATCATTATTCCTGCTATTCATAAGAACCGCTATCAGATTGCAGAGCTGTTGTCCAAGGAGGCAGGGGAGGAACTTTTGCCTGAAACTACGATCCTTGCAGGATTTGTGCGGCGCAAGCTACGGGAGAAATTTCTAGAAGCGGATATTGGGATGACGGGCTGTAATTTTGCAATTGCGGAGACGGGTTCAATGGTGTTATTTGAGAATGAGGGCAATGCCCGCATGGTCACCACCCTGCCAAAAACGCAAATCACCCTGATGGGGATGGAGCGGATAATTCCCTCTTGGAGCGATCTTGAGGTGATGGCTACGTTATTGCCCCGTTCCGCAACAGGTCAGAAGTTAACAGTATATATGTCGGGTATTTCAGGACCCCGTAGGAAAGATGATGGTGACGGGCCGGAAGAGCAACATATTATAATTCTTGATAATGGGCGATCTGAGCAGCTAGGCGATCCAGAATTTCAGGAACTGCTGAACTGCATCCGCTGTGGAGCTTGTCTGAATGCTTGCCCTGTATACCGTCATATTGGCGGTCATGCATATGGTGGAACTTATAGCGGACCTATCGGAGCGGTACTTACCCCGGCGCTGAACAAAAACGTAGATCAATGGGATGACATCGCCTCAGCCTCTAGTCTGTGCGGAGCATGTTATGAAGCTTGTCCAGTCAAAATCCCTCTGCATGATATGCTCATTTATTTACGGCGGCGTAAGGTAGAACGTGGCTATGGTGATAAGGCGGAAGGTCTCGGCATGAAGGGCTTTGGTGCGATTATGTCGAAGTCACAGCGATTCAATAGTGTGATGAAGATAGGTAGAATCGGACAAAAGTTACTTGTTCGAGACGGAGGAATTCCGTCGAAGCTTGGGCCGCTTAAGGGCTGGAATAACTACCGGATTGCTCCTAAGCTAGCGGATGAATCCTTCCGTGAGAGCTGGAAAGGGCTTCAGAAGGAGCTAGACCGTAACAGTCACAAGATGGACCCAGCCATTCGTAAGCGAATGGAAGATTTACTGCAAAAGCGGAAGATGGAAGAACTGAAAGGAGGCCCCGGACATGGCTGA
- a CDS encoding (Fe-S)-binding protein — protein sequence MKVSMFITCVSDAVYPKVGEAMARLLARYGVQLEFPEVQTCCGQPAYNSGYWNEARQAALTILQAFEDSDFVIAPSGSCTGMLHHYPKLFQDDPINLAKAQNLQRKSYEFSQFMVQVLGITDLGAVFPHKVTYHPSCHGTRILGIRDEPMQLMQHVKEMKLVPLPFAEDCCGFGGTFAVKMSDISGAMVSEKSDHVLETEAEVLTGLDMGCLMNIAGNLRYRHKPVRVMHLAELLYEGVSGK from the coding sequence ATGAAGGTATCAATGTTTATTACTTGCGTCAGCGATGCTGTGTACCCGAAAGTTGGGGAAGCTATGGCTCGTCTGCTGGCCAGATATGGCGTACAGCTAGAGTTCCCGGAGGTGCAGACTTGCTGCGGGCAACCTGCGTACAACAGTGGATATTGGAATGAGGCGCGTCAAGCTGCGCTTACGATTTTGCAGGCTTTCGAAGACAGTGATTTCGTCATTGCTCCTTCCGGGTCTTGCACCGGGATGCTTCATCATTACCCGAAACTGTTTCAGGATGATCCGATTAATTTGGCCAAGGCGCAGAATTTGCAACGCAAATCCTATGAATTCAGCCAGTTTATGGTACAAGTGCTTGGCATAACTGATCTAGGGGCCGTGTTTCCGCATAAAGTTACCTATCATCCTTCCTGTCATGGCACCCGGATTCTGGGGATTCGCGATGAACCAATGCAGCTTATGCAGCATGTGAAGGAGATGAAGCTGGTGCCACTACCTTTTGCCGAGGACTGCTGCGGATTTGGTGGAACCTTTGCCGTGAAGATGTCTGACATCTCCGGGGCAATGGTGTCTGAGAAGTCAGATCATGTGCTGGAGACGGAAGCAGAGGTCTTAACGGGTCTGGATATGGGCTGTCTCATGAATATTGCTGGGAATTTACGTTATCGCCACAAGCCGGTCCGAGTCATGCATCTGGCAGAGCTACTGTATGAAGGGGTGAGTGGAAAATGA
- a CDS encoding DeoR/GlpR family DNA-binding transcription regulator, translating to MLIADRYEKIVELVNERGSIRVSELSTLCQVTEETIRRDLDRLEKAGRLIRSHGGAVSLRDRQPETPYAEREIMNAAEKQRIAREAVMMIQPGDRILLDASTTAWYMASHLPDMPLTVLTNSTRVAAELSGKERIDVISTGGQLSRRSMSFVGHLAERSLELYHVDKMFFSCKGFHFERGASESNELQAMVKRKMLSIAEQTILLCDSSKFGIQAFTHVASPSEIDVLITDYSPAEEQLKQLQELNIAITTV from the coding sequence ATGCTGATTGCAGATAGATATGAAAAAATCGTAGAGCTAGTGAATGAACGCGGCAGCATCCGTGTCTCGGAACTGAGCACATTATGCCAAGTGACGGAGGAGACTATCCGCCGGGATCTTGATCGATTGGAAAAGGCTGGGAGACTGATACGCTCTCACGGTGGAGCAGTTAGCTTGCGTGACCGTCAGCCGGAGACGCCATATGCTGAACGTGAAATTATGAATGCTGCGGAGAAGCAGCGGATTGCTCGTGAGGCTGTAATGATGATTCAACCTGGAGATCGAATTTTGCTGGATGCTAGTACGACGGCTTGGTATATGGCTTCTCATTTGCCTGATATGCCACTTACTGTGCTGACAAATTCTACTAGGGTGGCTGCGGAGTTAAGCGGGAAGGAACGAATTGATGTGATCTCAACCGGCGGTCAACTGAGCCGCAGATCGATGTCCTTTGTTGGCCATTTAGCGGAGCGTTCGCTTGAGTTGTACCACGTGGATAAGATGTTTTTTTCCTGTAAAGGATTTCACTTCGAACGCGGTGCCAGTGAATCCAATGAGTTGCAGGCGATGGTGAAGCGAAAGATGCTCTCTATAGCCGAGCAGACGATCCTGCTGTGTGACTCCAGTAAGTTCGGAATTCAAGCGTTCACACATGTTGCGTCACCTAGTGAAATAGATGTCTTAATTACGGATTATAGTCCTGCTGAAGAACAACTGAAGCAGCTACAGGAGCTGAATATCGCAATAACTACGGTGTAG